The DNA region TTCTCGCCGGCGAACATCCCGGAAAAGTCTTGGATGATCTGGGTCTTGTGCGCTATTGCTGTAGGCGCACATTGATGGCGCACGTGGAGTGGATAGACGACGTTTTGATTTACGAGAAGAGGTAAATCAAGGACTGAAATTTTTTATACAAGCTGAAGTGGGGGTTGCCATGTCGAAATCTCCACAGCAAGTTAAGCTACCCTCTCCAATAAAGGTGCTTACTAAGATGCTTAACAAGGAGATAGTTGCTAAGCTTAAGGGAGGTGTCGCAATAAAAGGTGTTTTGACGGCGTACGATGGTTGCATGAATCTGGTTCTCGACAGTGCCGCCGAGCTGGATAATTCCGGTGAACCTAAGACGCGCTATGGACGAATTGTGGTTCGAGGTAGCCAGGTGATATATGTCTCGGCTCTGGAGGTGACACCATGACCGTAGTCGTAGAGCAGGTGGACAAAACGCCTGTGGCTAGGCGGCTTGTGGAAATTGTAGAGAGGAAGGGCCAGGGCCACCCCGACTACATAGCGGACGGCATCTCGGAGTGGGTGAGCCGCTATCTTTCTAGGTACTACCTTCAGAGGTTCGGAGTCATCTTGCACCATAATGTAGACAAGACGCTTGTGGTAGGTGGGCAGGCCGCGCCGAGGTTTGGTGGTGGCGAAGTTTTGCAGCCTATCTATGTTTTGGTGTCTGGGAGGGCTACGTACGAGGTGAGGACTAGGGATGGCGTTGTGAAAATCCCGTTGGGGCCTGTGGTGATCCAGGCGGCTAGGGATTGGATTAAGCAACACTTTAGGTTTTTAGACCCAGACGCCCATGTGGTGATAGACTACCGAATAGGCCAAGGATCCGCAGATCTTGTAGGAATATACGACTTAGGCGTTACTGGGGTTCCTCTTGCAAACGACACCTCGGTGGGTGTTGGCTACGCTCCGTTTACTCCTCTGGAGGAGCTTGTGTATAAAACCGAGAGGTTGTTGAATTCACGCGACTTTAAGGCAAAGTACCCGGAGGTGGGGGAGGACGTAAAGGTTATGGGAGTGAGGGTAGGCAAGGACGTGAGGTTGACAGTAGCCGCCGCAATGATTAGCAGGTTTGTCAAAGACAAGAGCCACTACCTCTCTGTAAAGGAGGAGGTGAAAAAAGTAATAGAAGACCTCGCCGCGAAGATCGCCCCCGACTACAACGTAGATGTAACTATAAACGCCGCCGACAAGCCGGAGTTTGACATATTCTATCTCACAGTCACAGGTACCTCTGCAGAGCACGGCGACGACGGCATGACCGGCAGGGGTAACAGAGCCAACGGCCTTATTACCCCTATGCGGTCTATGTCGCTGGAGGCGGCGGCGGGCAAAAACCCGGTGAGCCACGTGGGGAAGATATACAACGTGGTTGCCCAACGCATAGCTGATCGGGTTTACAAAGAAGTCAAGAACATAATAGAGGTGTATGTCGAGATTGTGTCGCAGATTGGTAAACCTATTAACGAGCCTAAGATTCTAAACGTCGAAGTGATTAAAGAGGGGGCGCTGACAAGCGACACAAGAAACGAAATAGAAGCGATAGCCAGGGAGGAGCTCCAAAGAATAACTAAGGTGACTGACTTAATTCTCAGCGGCGAGGTGTCGCTATACTAGCCCTCGGCGGTACTGCTCCACGATTTTTCTCAGGTCGATTTCCCGCCTCTCTTCGATGCGCCGCTTTATTTCGTCTGTAAGTCTCTTGAGGGCGTCAATATCGATCACGTAGTACTCTCCCAGTTGCAACTTTGCAACAAGCCTCAAGGGGACTCCTAAGGTTTTTCGCGCCACGGCGTCGTCTACAGTTTCTGTATTTCTGCAGACGGTGCCAACAACCTCGCCGCCTCTGCACTCCACAGTCTCTGATAGGTGGAGTAGCTTATACCGAGTCCCGAAAGCTTTGAGTATTTCCAGAAACAAGTTTTTCAAAGCGTTTATCTCATCCTCTTTCTGCGTCAGCGCCGCTGTAAGCGCCTCTATTCTGTTCTGGAGCTCTCTGTATTTCATATCTCGCCACTTAGCATCCTCAAACGCTCTTTTTAGCTGCGCATATTCCCGCCTTAGATTTTCAAGCTCTTTCTGCAACTCCATGTTTTCATACTCGAGGGCTTTTATACGAGCTGTGAGAGCTTCGTCTCTTGAACCGCAGGGCTTTTCCACAGTTACGTAGATAACTTTGGTCTCCTTCTCCTCACGTCTCTTCAAGGCCTCGGAGACGGCTTGGGCTATGGAGTAGCCCTTGGCCACGAGGGCCCTGGCATATTCAAGCTGGTCGGGCTTTAGTATACCTCCGAATTCCTTTTCGATTTTCTCAAACTTCGGCTTATAATCCTGATATGCCTTAAACGCGGCCGCCAAGGCGTCTCTCTCGTGAGTTGTCTTAGCCCTCCAGCCCACTTTTTCTAACACCTCTGCCTTTTCCTCCGACGTGAGGTCTCTGCTTGGCACATAGAGCACTGCGCCGCACATAGACGCCAACCGTTTCACGTATTCGGGGGGGTCGGCTACGTCCGTGGCAACAACCACAGGCACCCCCCACTGGTGTACGTACCTGAGCACATCGCCCCGCGAGAACCCTCTTCTAGCCAAGGTGTCGAGGACTTCGCCGTCTAGCGTCAGCACTGCGACACCTGTCACTATACCTGGATCCACTCCAACGATTAGATAGCGCCCGTGGGTGGGGACTCCGCCTTTCTTAGCCGGAGCGGAGTATATAGATACTGCAACGTCGATACTGCGCATGGTCTTTACATACCTCCTAACAACCTCCTTGCTGGCATAAACTATGAACTTGGCAGAGGTGACTTCGCCGGACTCCTCTTTTAGGAATAAGTCGTAGTCTAACTTGGCCTCTTTTAGCTTTGCCTCAATTCTTGCCGCTATATCTCTTATCCTGTGGCTTATGTTTCTCATGTACCTGTTCCTGCTCATACCGCCGGGGGTCGTCGAAATGCGCCTGTAGACAAGCACCACGGTCTCCTCCTCGAAGAGTTTTACAGGTGTCCCCACTCCGCGTCCGGCTAACATGGCTAGGTATATCGCCGTCTCCTGCGGATCCAGCCTCCCCTTCACTACCCCGAGATGTTGCCTCACCAAGTCTTCTGTTCTAACATACCCCTCTCCAACCCTAGTGACCTCGACGACGTTTACGTCATATGGAAGCTTACCGAGAAGTCTTATCACAGATCTGCCGTATTGAAACAGTTCCCCCAGATTGTCCAAGGCCAGCTTTTGAATTCTATACTTCTTAAAAACGGATGCTAGATCTCTGGCGCTAGCGGTGCCCTTCTCCACCACGACGTCGTTATCCACGACGGCGTAGGCAAACAAGCCGCCGGGCGCAATGTCAATGCCCAGGATAGCCACGACTATAGGAAGTCTTGTTTATAAATTTCTGAGAGGAACTGCTCGCCGCTGTCGCCGGACTCTCCCACAGCTAGCAACAGCTCTTCTACTGGGATTTCTACCCCCCACTTCTTGAAAAAAGCAGAAATTGTGGCGAGGTCGCGTCTTAGGTAATATTCTGCCTTTGGATGCCTTGTGGGGACCCATTGGGGCCAGTCTATGACGTATCCCCGGTCCCCCACAATTATGTTGTACGGAGAGAGATCGCCGTGTATGATCCCGATTCTCAACGCCGTGGAGATAGTGTGCACTACATCATCTGCGATTTTTCTCATATCCTCCTCCGCCGACCTGTACAGCTCCACCCCTTCTACATAGCTCATAAGAACTACATGCCGGTTGTAAGCTATCGGCTCCGGGACCCACCCGCCGGCCTCGAACACCTTGCTTAGGGCAAAGTACTCGGCCAGGGCGGAAAGCCTTGTCTCAAACACGTCGGCCAGGTGTCTGTATTTAGACACTTTTCTGAGAAAAGGCCGCTCGTACCTAAAGACGGAGACCCCCCCTCTGTGAAACTTAAGCGCAACTTTAAAACCTGACGGCGTCACACCGGCGTAGACCACAGACTCCTTACCGACTCCGACTGGCGTAGGCGATAAGGAGAGAATCTTGCGTCTCTGGACGAGAGTGTGTAGGGCCAACACGTCGTACCCATGCGTGGTGATCTTCCACCCCCTGTACGGCGCTACGTTCCTCCTCAAGAAGCCGTAGTAGTGCAAACGCTTTATGCTCTGAACAACCTCCTCCTTCCTGTATCTGGCCCAATCAACGACGAGCTCTTCGGGGACATACTCGTATCTGCGGTGGCCAACCTCGATTAATCTCAGTACGCGCAAATCCCGCTTCGTCAATTTGCCGTAGCCCTCCACAACGTCTCTCAACACAAATAAACCTGAACCAGTATTTAAGATCATGAAGAGGGTCGTCACGCTTGTGTCCAAGGAACAAGCCGAGGTTGGGCACAGATTCCGCGTATTCAGCGTGCCTGATGAGTGCAAAAGTTGCAGACTATTTTCTGTATGCCTCGGGAGGCTGACCCCAGGCAGAAGCTACAAGGTTGTAGAGGTAAGGCCCTCCATGGGGCAACGATGCAAGATCACAGACAGCGAAATGGTGCCTGTCGTTGTCGAGGAGGCCCCAATAGTGGGACTACTTCCCCTCAACAAAGCCCTAGAAGGGGTAGTGGTGACGTACGAGGATGAGTGCGCAGGCTGTGAGGGTTGTCCAAACGATGTAGTTAAGAAAGGCGAAAAGGTGAAGGTAGTCAAGATACTCGGCCGCAAGAAGTGCAGAAATAAAGAGTTCGCTATCGTCGAGTTTTTCGTCGTGTCAGCGCCCTCACACGCAGTACTAGATTCCTCAAAGACCGCTCAAGCCCCTTCTCGCGCGCCGTCTTCACGACGTCCTTTAAAATAGACTTGGCCTCCGATGTTTTTCCTTCCCGCGCCAGCTTCTCAGCCTCTCTTAGGCGCATCACTAACTGCGCCGCAACGGCCTTGAGGTCCTCTGCCATGCGCTGGTAGATGTGGCTAACTTATAAAGTTTTAACTAATCTGTTTCGCCTCTCTGTGGATAGAGTGGCGATTTACATCAAAAACCTAGAAGAGGCGCTGGGTTCCTTAACTCTGAAAGACCAATCTTACAGACACGTGGTAGACTTGGCTAGGGCATATCTGAAAGACGCCAAGTATTACTTCTCTATTGGAGATAGAGAGACAGCGCTCGCCACGGTTTCATACGCCGAGGGGCTTCTCGACGCGTTGAAGCTGATAGGAGTTGCCGACTTTACGTGGAAGAAGCCCAGCGAGATAAAAAACGCCAAGACTGTGATGGTCGCCGGCACTTTTGAGATTCTGCATCCTGGACATCTGGCCTACCTGAAAAAGGCGTGGGAAATGGGATATGTCATAGCCGTGGTTTCCTCTGACGAAAACGCCGAGAGGACGAAAAAACGTAAGCTAGTAATTCCACAGCAACAGAGAGCTGAGGTCCTCTCTTCTCTTTATTACGTTCACAGAGTTGTTCTAGGCTCGCCAGGCGACATATTTGATATTTTCAACACCGTGAGACCTGATGTAGTTCTCCTGGGGCCCAACCAGAACGTAAAGGAGGAGGTAGTAAAAAGAGAAGCTAAGAAAAGGGGCGTAGACGTGAATGTAATCCGCCTGGAAGAGCTCAGACAGTGCGAGTTGTGTAGCACTACGCGAATAATTGAAAAAATCTTGTCTACATTTCGCTAGTGCCCTTTAACGCCGAAGCAGCGCGGCGGGTGCAGGAGCGCTTAGCCAAACTCGTGGTTTTTGCCCCCATACCCAAAGCCGAGACTGTGGCCGGCCTTGACGTCGCCTACAGCGGCGATGTAGCATACGGCGCGGCGGTTGTGGTCAAGATGCCCGCGCTGGAAGTCGTCGACGTGGCTTGTTCTGTAAGCAAAGCGGTTGTACCCTATGTGCCGACCTACTTAGCGTTTAGGGAGTTGTCGCCGATGCTCAGGGCATACTTCAAACTACGGGTGAAGCCAGATATTATTTTAGTTGATGGACATGGCGTAGCCCACCCCCGTAGATTCGGCATCGCCTCCCATATAGGAGTTGTCCTGAAGAAGCCAACGATAGGCGTCGCCAAGTCGAGGCTATACGGAGTGGAAGAGGGTGGCTGTGTTTTAGACCCGTCTACAGGCGAGGTCTTGGCGCAGGTCGTAAAATGCGGAGGGAAGAAGTACGTGTCTGTTGGCTCATACGCCACGCTGGAAGATGCAGTGAGGATCGTAGAGACTTTGTGCAAAAAGGGGGATGTCTACCCGTTGAGGGCGGCGCATGAGATTACGCAAAAGATTAAGAAAGCCGCCCTACCTCACGATGAGGACAGGTACCCTTGCTCTTGACGCCACCGCTTGTGATACTGAGCCTAGGACCAACCTCTGTAGCGCTGAGAGGCCTCGGGAGCCCATCACGATGAGGTCCACCCCTTTCTCCTCTGCGTAGTTTAGAATCTCCGTTGCGGGTGTGCCAGACCTAACAGCTACTTCTTCCAGCGCTACTCCCTGAGATTTCAAAGCTTCGGCGGCTTCAGACGCGATTTTCTGGGCTTTGTCTAAAGACGCTTGTGAGGGATCTACTGCGACTGTAATAACACAAACCGAAGAACCAAAGGCCTTTGCCAGGGCGAGTGCGTGAGCCACAGCCTTTTTGGCGTGGTCTGAGCCGTCATATGCCACCAAGATTCTCCTATACATGATGTAGTAGAAGAAAGTAATTTTTATTATTACTTTCCGCCAGACCCCAGCACAAGTAGCCCTCTTATGAAATATCTTCCTAGAGCTATAAATAGCAAAAGCGGCAGGAGAGAGGCTATTAAAGCCGCTGAGAACATCTCGTTGTAGAGATTGCCGGATTGGCCGACGTAGCTGAACACCTTTAGAGTTATGTGGTTGTTGTACGTCCGGGACAGCGCCAGTGGAATAAAGAAGTTGTTCCACCCGCTGATTGTTAGATATGTGGCGACGGAGGTGAAGGCCGGGCCTAGGAGGGGCAACACCGCCTTGGCGAATATCAACATCTCGCCGGCACCGTCTATTTCAGCGGCTTCCACAACGCTACGTGGTATCGCCGTGATGAATATTAACATCATCAACGTTGCGAATGGTATGAAAAATATGAGGAGACCCAGAGCGATGCCGTACAGCGTGTCGAACAGCCCTCTTTCTGTCATAAAACGGGCAAGTGGAACAACCGCTGACTGATATGGCAAGTAGGTAGCCACGGCCACTACTACGAGAAGTACGTCTTTCAGCTTAGTCGTCGCCCTCCACAACGCGTATGCCCCCAGAGAGCCAATAAATGCCGCCCCTAGAGCTGTGGGGATTACTACCAATGCTGTGTTTAGCAATACAGGTGCGAGCTCACCGGCCACTCTGAATAAGGTGGTCAAGTCGATATTTGTGCTCGGCACGTACACCGGAGTGGTTAACACCTCAGAAAGCGGCTTCAACG from Pyrobaculum arsenaticum DSM 13514 includes:
- the glcU gene encoding glucose ABC transporter permease GlcU — protein: MRLLPHLIIAGIGALWALPLYVLTIGALKPLSEVLTTPVYVPSTNIDLTTLFRVAGELAPVLLNTALVVIPTALGAAFIGSLGAYALWRATTKLKDVLLVVVAVATYLPYQSAVVPLARFMTERGLFDTLYGIALGLLIFFIPFATLMMLIFITAIPRSVVEAAEIDGAGEMLIFAKAVLPLLGPAFTSVATYLTISGWNNFFIPLALSRTYNNHITLKVFSYVGQSGNLYNEMFSAALIASLLPLLLFIALGRYFIRGLLVLGSGGK
- a CDS encoding DUF460 domain-containing protein, encoding MAILGIDIAPGGLFAYAVVDNDVVVEKGTASARDLASVFKKYRIQKLALDNLGELFQYGRSVIRLLGKLPYDVNVVEVTRVGEGYVRTEDLVRQHLGVVKGRLDPQETAIYLAMLAGRGVGTPVKLFEEETVVLVYRRISTTPGGMSRNRYMRNISHRIRDIAARIEAKLKEAKLDYDLFLKEESGEVTSAKFIVYASKEVVRRYVKTMRSIDVAVSIYSAPAKKGGVPTHGRYLIVGVDPGIVTGVAVLTLDGEVLDTLARRGFSRGDVLRYVHQWGVPVVVATDVADPPEYVKRLASMCGAVLYVPSRDLTSEEKAEVLEKVGWRAKTTHERDALAAAFKAYQDYKPKFEKIEKEFGGILKPDQLEYARALVAKGYSIAQAVSEALKRREEKETKVIYVTVEKPCGSRDEALTARIKALEYENMELQKELENLRREYAQLKRAFEDAKWRDMKYRELQNRIEALTAALTQKEDEINALKNLFLEILKAFGTRYKLLHLSETVECRGGEVVGTVCRNTETVDDAVARKTLGVPLRLVAKLQLGEYYVIDIDALKRLTDEIKRRIEERREIDLRKIVEQYRRGLV
- a CDS encoding DNA-directed RNA polymerase subunit N is translated as MIIPVRCFTCGKPLGHLYAVFKQRVLAGEHPGKVLDDLGLVRYCCRRTLMAHVEWIDDVLIYEKR
- a CDS encoding endonuclease V, giving the protein MPFNAEAARRVQERLAKLVVFAPIPKAETVAGLDVAYSGDVAYGAAVVVKMPALEVVDVACSVSKAVVPYVPTYLAFRELSPMLRAYFKLRVKPDIILVDGHGVAHPRRFGIASHIGVVLKKPTIGVAKSRLYGVEEGGCVLDPSTGEVLAQVVKCGGKKYVSVGSYATLEDAVRIVETLCKKGDVYPLRAAHEITQKIKKAALPHDEDRYPCS
- a CDS encoding UPF0179 family protein, with the protein product MKRVVTLVSKEQAEVGHRFRVFSVPDECKSCRLFSVCLGRLTPGRSYKVVEVRPSMGQRCKITDSEMVPVVVEEAPIVGLLPLNKALEGVVVTYEDECAGCEGCPNDVVKKGEKVKVVKILGRKKCRNKEFAIVEFFVVSAPSHAVLDSSKTAQAPSRAPSSRRPLK
- a CDS encoding RIO1 family regulatory kinase/ATPase, yielding MLRDVVEGYGKLTKRDLRVLRLIEVGHRRYEYVPEELVVDWARYRKEEVVQSIKRLHYYGFLRRNVAPYRGWKITTHGYDVLALHTLVQRRKILSLSPTPVGVGKESVVYAGVTPSGFKVALKFHRGGVSVFRYERPFLRKVSKYRHLADVFETRLSALAEYFALSKVFEAGGWVPEPIAYNRHVVLMSYVEGVELYRSAEEDMRKIADDVVHTISTALRIGIIHGDLSPYNIIVGDRGYVIDWPQWVPTRHPKAEYYLRRDLATISAFFKKWGVEIPVEELLLAVGESGDSGEQFLSEIYKQDFL
- a CDS encoding methionine adenosyltransferase, which encodes MTVVVEQVDKTPVARRLVEIVERKGQGHPDYIADGISEWVSRYLSRYYLQRFGVILHHNVDKTLVVGGQAAPRFGGGEVLQPIYVLVSGRATYEVRTRDGVVKIPLGPVVIQAARDWIKQHFRFLDPDAHVVIDYRIGQGSADLVGIYDLGVTGVPLANDTSVGVGYAPFTPLEELVYKTERLLNSRDFKAKYPEVGEDVKVMGVRVGKDVRLTVAAAMISRFVKDKSHYLSVKEEVKKVIEDLAAKIAPDYNVDVTINAADKPEFDIFYLTVTGTSAEHGDDGMTGRGNRANGLITPMRSMSLEAAAGKNPVSHVGKIYNVVAQRIADRVYKEVKNIIEVYVEIVSQIGKPINEPKILNVEVIKEGALTSDTRNEIEAIAREELQRITKVTDLILSGEVSLY
- a CDS encoding DUF357 domain-containing protein, with the translated sequence MDRVAIYIKNLEEALGSLTLKDQSYRHVVDLARAYLKDAKYYFSIGDRETALATVSYAEGLLDALKLIGVADFTWKKPSEIKNAKTVMVAGTFEILHPGHLAYLKKAWEMGYVIAVVSSDENAERTKKRKLVIPQQQRAEVLSSLYYVHRVVLGSPGDIFDIFNTVRPDVVLLGPNQNVKEEVVKREAKKRGVDVNVIRLEELRQCELCSTTRIIEKILSTFR
- a CDS encoding universal stress protein; translation: MYRRILVAYDGSDHAKKAVAHALALAKAFGSSVCVITVAVDPSQASLDKAQKIASEAAEALKSQGVALEEVAVRSGTPATEILNYAEEKGVDLIVMGSRGLSALQRLVLGSVSQAVASRARVPVLIVR
- a CDS encoding U6 snRNA-associated Sm-like protein LSm6 is translated as MSKSPQQVKLPSPIKVLTKMLNKEIVAKLKGGVAIKGVLTAYDGCMNLVLDSAAELDNSGEPKTRYGRIVVRGSQVIYVSALEVTP